In Candidatus Hydrogenedentota bacterium, the sequence CCGGCGGCAAGGCCGCGTGCCGGGCATCGCGCGCAAAGGCGTTTCCGCTCGCGATGCAGCGGGGCAAGCCCACGCCATTTCTGTGTCACATGGGATTTGCGTGTGTGTCCGTGCCCATGTTTGCCGAAGAAGGGCGGGCATTCGTGCTGACCTTCGGTCCGTTCTGTCCCGCGGAAGCCCCGCAGACCCTCGTTGACGACGCCCTTGCCGGCTTGGCCGAGCTGGGCCACCGCGAGATGCCCATGTTTCCGGTTCCACTGACGGACATCCCCATCGTGCGCGCCGAATCGGTGCCCGCGCTTGCCCAATGGACCGTCGAGGCTTTGGAGACGCTCTGGGTCGCGGCGCAGGAGACGGAGGCCGTCACCGAGGATAGCGACCCCACGCCCGTCATGGCGGCCACGCGAAGGGCATCGAGACGGACCAAGAGCCGCGCGCTCAACACCTCGCCCTATCGGGGCGCGGAAATTGCCGCCGCGCTGGCTGCCGGAGATCAGACGCTTGCGCGATCGCTGGTTCGCGCCGCGTTGGCGGAGGTGGTGAGCACCGGAGACGCGGCCATGCTTGCGAGGCGGGCCAGGATTCTGGCGCTGGTCGGCGCCACGCTGGAAGCCGCGGAGAATGCGCGCCTCAATACGTCGGACAGTTGGGACGAGTTCCCCGCTTTCGTGTCGGAAGTGATTCAGTCCCGGACCGACTCGGATTTGATTGCCGCCGCGATGGCTCTATTGGGAATCGTCCTGCGCCGGACGCGCCACGTGTCTGTCGACGGCGTCCTCGACGAACTCAACCGGATTGTCGGTTCGAAACTTCCCAATCACGTGACCCTCAACGAGGTGGCCGAACGATTGGGACGGCACCCGACCGCAATCACCCATCAGCTTCAGCGCAAGTTTGGGTTGTCGTATTCGCAGTACGTCGGGCGGCTGCGCATCGACCGCGCCAAGGAACTGCTGCGGCGCACCCGGCTGGGCGTGGGCGACGTGGCCAAGCGCGTCGGCATACGCGACGCCAGCAA encodes:
- a CDS encoding helix-turn-helix domain-containing protein gives rise to the protein MKVLAFFHSDAAQAALVRAKLVSGVSASIHFTEEENEGPCIAGTGQCEACRYVSEYPGGKAACRASRAKAFPLAMQRGKPTPFLCHMGFACVSVPMFAEEGRAFVLTFGPFCPAEAPQTLVDDALAGLAELGHREMPMFPVPLTDIPIVRAESVPALAQWTVEALETLWVAAQETEAVTEDSDPTPVMAATRRASRRTKSRALNTSPYRGAEIAAALAAGDQTLARSLVRAALAEVVSTGDAAMLARRARILALVGATLEAAENARLNTSDSWDEFPAFVSEVIQSRTDSDLIAAAMALLGIVLRRTRHVSVDGVLDELNRIVGSKLPNHVTLNEVAERLGRHPTAITHQLQRKFGLSYSQYVGRLRIDRAKELLRRTRLGVGDVAKRVGIRDASNFSKLFRKFEGVSPQQYRDHLRRHR